One Mycobacteriales bacterium DNA segment encodes these proteins:
- a CDS encoding PRC-barrel domain-containing protein, producing the protein MTEFDVRTLTGATVVDTGGDEIGKVGQVYLDDTSGQPSGSR; encoded by the coding sequence ATGACCGAGTTCGACGTGCGGACCCTGACCGGCGCGACGGTCGTCGACACCGGCGGCGACGAGATCGGCAAGGTCGGCCAGGTGTACCTGGACGACACGTCCGGACAGCCGAGTGGGTCACGGTGA
- a CDS encoding antitoxin, which translates to MGGFMDKAEDMADKHDEQVDQGLDKAGDVADQKTGGKHDELIDKGVDAAQQRTGDDQQQ; encoded by the coding sequence ATGGGCGGCTTCATGGACAAGGCCGAGGACATGGCCGACAAGCACGACGAGCAGGTGGACCAGGGCCTGGACAAGGCCGGCGATGTCGCCGACCAGAAGACCGGCGGCAAGCACGACGAGCTGATCGACAAGGGCGTCGACGCCGCCCAGCAGCGCACGGGCGACGACCAGCAGCAGTGA
- a CDS encoding HAD family hydrolase has product MGSEQRPGVLFDIDGTLLDTNYLHVLAWSQAFRDAGHQVAMWTLHRAIGIGSEELVQRILGRDDDGVVQAHSERYDALRDQVTAFPAAGELLSACAGLGLTVVLATSGGKSDLDWMLPAIDAPDGVVAGVTTSGDVDASKPHPDLLEVAIRDHGLDPGRTVAVGDTRWDIDAARSAGLPCVALRCGGLGADELDAAAAVYDDPADLLAHLRSSPLAGR; this is encoded by the coding sequence ATGGGATCGGAGCAACGACCGGGTGTCCTGTTCGACATCGACGGCACCCTGCTGGACACCAACTACCTGCACGTCCTGGCCTGGTCGCAGGCCTTCCGGGACGCCGGCCACCAGGTCGCGATGTGGACGCTGCACCGGGCGATCGGGATCGGCAGCGAGGAGCTGGTCCAGCGGATCCTGGGCCGCGACGACGACGGGGTCGTCCAGGCCCACTCGGAGCGGTACGACGCGCTGCGCGACCAGGTCACGGCGTTCCCGGCCGCGGGCGAGCTGCTCTCGGCCTGCGCCGGCCTCGGCCTGACGGTCGTGCTGGCGACCAGCGGCGGCAAGAGCGACCTGGACTGGATGCTGCCGGCGATCGACGCACCCGACGGCGTGGTGGCCGGCGTGACCACGTCCGGGGACGTGGACGCCTCCAAGCCGCACCCCGACCTGCTCGAGGTCGCGATCCGCGACCACGGCCTCGACCCGGGCCGTACGGTGGCGGTGGGCGACACCAGGTGGGACATCGACGCCGCCCGCTCGGCCGGTCTGCCGTGTGTGGCGCTGCGCTGCGGCGGCCTCGGCGCCGACGAGCTGGACGCCGCCGCCGCCGTCTACGACGACCCCGCCGACCTCCTCGCCCACCTCAGGTCCTCGCCGCTCGCCGGCCGGTGA
- a CDS encoding TetR family transcriptional regulator has product MAERPARARNAEATRDDLLHAAMRRFTVLGYERTTTRDVAADAGVNVSLINRYFGSKDGLFAAVMGEFAQSLEAFRASRTSLVGSMLDQLDLDAWPEFGREHPLLLLLRDIGADERVGELRRRTLHEVVARLAVELGAGRSEPAQDATLRAEFVLALVAGVLTLRAALPDGELATGGADRLRDALHRATTAVSTSLP; this is encoded by the coding sequence ATGGCGGAGCGACCGGCGCGGGCCCGTAATGCCGAGGCCACGCGTGACGACCTGCTGCACGCGGCGATGCGCCGGTTCACCGTGCTCGGCTACGAGCGCACCACGACCCGGGACGTCGCCGCCGACGCCGGGGTCAACGTCTCTCTGATCAACCGCTACTTCGGCTCCAAGGACGGCCTGTTCGCCGCCGTGATGGGGGAGTTCGCGCAGTCGCTGGAGGCCTTCCGGGCCAGCCGGACCAGCCTGGTCGGGTCGATGCTCGACCAGCTCGACCTGGACGCCTGGCCCGAGTTCGGCCGTGAGCACCCGCTGCTGCTCCTGCTGCGCGACATCGGCGCGGACGAGCGGGTGGGCGAGCTGCGCCGGCGGACCCTGCACGAGGTCGTGGCCCGGCTGGCCGTCGAGCTCGGCGCCGGCCGGTCGGAGCCGGCCCAGGACGCGACGCTGCGGGCGGAGTTCGTGCTGGCGCTGGTCGCGGGCGTGCTGACGCTGCGGGCCGCGCTGCCGGACGGGGAGCTCGCGACGGGCGGCGCGGACCGGCTGCGGGACGCGCTGCACCGCGCCACGACCGCGGTCAGCACCTCCCTGCCCTGA
- a CDS encoding MFS transporter: MTNTTTAGAVRANLEVVAIGLGALMAALAQTLVIPVLPVIAGDLHASTTQALWLLTSTLLVAAVAVPVIGRLADMFGRRLMLLLCLGALLVGSLIDALTSNVGVMIAGRALTGVSSAAIPLGISLLAAVLPPERRGSAVALVSAMLGVGGALGLPLAGLIGDHLDYHILYWIGAVGAALSMIATRVLVGEPPTARRGSVDYLGILLLAGGLVSLVLPLSEGSGWGWGSARTIGLLVASVVLLAVLAVVELRVRHPLVDMRTLANPPIAITNVASIFIGFALFASFVGTANYVQAPTISGYGFGSSVLTAGLCLLPSGVLMLLLSPVAARLINAWSAARVLTLAGVIIAAGLLMRIFATSSLWEIIVGASIVGAGTGIGYASLPALINTHTPDEDLAAANSINSLARSLGSTLASAVGGSLLAAITLTVGGVTLPSLAAYRILFAICAVAALLAALAGVIMASMRGTAHDRTAPDDRLAEPAV, translated from the coding sequence ATGACGAACACGACGACGGCCGGGGCCGTCCGCGCCAACCTCGAGGTGGTGGCGATCGGCCTCGGCGCCCTGATGGCGGCGCTGGCCCAGACGCTGGTCATCCCGGTCCTGCCGGTGATCGCCGGAGACCTGCACGCCTCCACCACCCAGGCGCTCTGGCTGCTGACCTCGACCCTGCTCGTCGCCGCCGTGGCGGTGCCCGTGATCGGGCGGCTGGCCGACATGTTCGGCCGCCGGCTGATGTTGCTGCTGTGCCTGGGGGCACTGCTGGTCGGATCCCTGATCGACGCGCTGACCAGCAACGTCGGCGTGATGATCGCCGGGCGGGCGCTGACCGGCGTGTCCAGCGCCGCGATCCCGCTGGGCATCAGCCTGCTGGCCGCGGTGCTGCCGCCCGAGCGCCGGGGATCGGCCGTCGCGCTGGTCAGCGCGATGCTCGGCGTCGGCGGCGCGCTCGGCCTCCCGCTGGCCGGCCTCATCGGCGACCACCTCGACTACCACATTCTCTACTGGATCGGCGCAGTCGGCGCCGCGCTCAGCATGATCGCCACCCGGGTCCTCGTCGGCGAGCCACCCACCGCCCGGCGCGGATCGGTCGACTACCTCGGCATCCTGCTGCTGGCCGGCGGCCTGGTCAGCCTGGTGCTCCCGCTGTCCGAGGGCAGCGGCTGGGGCTGGGGCTCGGCGCGGACCATCGGGCTGCTGGTCGCCTCGGTGGTGCTGCTGGCCGTGCTGGCCGTGGTCGAGCTGCGGGTACGGCATCCGCTGGTCGACATGCGGACCCTGGCCAACCCGCCGATCGCGATCACCAACGTGGCCTCGATCTTCATCGGCTTCGCGCTGTTCGCCAGCTTCGTCGGGACCGCGAACTACGTGCAGGCCCCGACGATCTCCGGGTACGGCTTCGGCTCGTCGGTGCTCACCGCCGGCCTCTGCCTGCTGCCCAGCGGCGTGCTCATGCTGCTGCTCTCCCCCGTCGCGGCCCGGCTCATCAACGCCTGGAGCGCTGCCCGCGTGCTCACGCTGGCCGGGGTGATCATCGCCGCCGGGCTCCTCATGCGGATCTTCGCCACCAGCTCGCTCTGGGAGATCATCGTCGGCGCCTCGATCGTCGGTGCCGGCACCGGGATCGGATACGCCTCCCTCCCGGCGCTGATCAACACCCACACCCCGGACGAGGACCTCGCGGCGGCCAACAGCATCAACTCGCTCGCCCGGTCCCTGGGCAGCACGCTGGCCAGCGCCGTCGGCGGGAGCCTGCTGGCCGCGATCACCCTGACCGTCGGCGGCGTCACGCTGCCGTCGTTGGCCGCGTACCGCATCCTGTTCGCGATCTGCGCGGTGGCGGCGCTGCTGGCCGCGCTGGCCGGAGTGATCATGGCGTCGATGCGAGGGACGGCCCACGACCGGACCGCGCCGGACGACCGCCTGGCCGAGCCCGCCGTCTGA
- a CDS encoding DUF6008 family protein, which yields MSFLDTAGAVILVLWAVVMWAAVGVLWMASRRPVSTLLFDACVGVIGLGVIGQIGHAQEHFAQVGMWVAHPNSPPGMTPWGDGLAAGFGQIAPMNKTLGMEILHLVGNFIFLAGLAGVMVITRRALQTKTRRWGRMGFWMQFIHGLEHLSLTVSVAFGARAIGLSTFFGLLPDGPGLWTYRVWWHFIANVVGSMIFAIALRHLWRERRQIEASFCDEPRPAAVAATERREPVSVA from the coding sequence GTGTCATTCCTCGACACGGCTGGCGCCGTGATCCTCGTCCTCTGGGCGGTGGTGATGTGGGCGGCCGTGGGCGTGTTGTGGATGGCCAGCAGGCGCCCGGTGTCGACGCTGCTCTTCGACGCGTGTGTGGGCGTCATCGGGTTGGGTGTCATCGGCCAGATCGGGCACGCCCAGGAGCACTTCGCCCAGGTCGGCATGTGGGTGGCGCATCCGAACTCGCCGCCCGGCATGACGCCCTGGGGTGACGGGCTGGCAGCGGGTTTCGGCCAGATCGCCCCCATGAACAAGACCCTGGGCATGGAGATCCTGCACCTGGTCGGCAACTTCATCTTCCTGGCCGGCCTGGCCGGGGTCATGGTGATCACCCGGCGCGCGCTGCAGACCAAGACCCGGCGGTGGGGGCGGATGGGCTTCTGGATGCAGTTCATCCACGGCCTGGAGCACCTCTCGCTGACCGTGTCCGTCGCGTTCGGCGCCCGGGCGATCGGCCTGTCCACGTTCTTCGGCCTGCTGCCGGACGGGCCGGGGCTGTGGACGTACCGGGTCTGGTGGCACTTCATCGCGAACGTCGTCGGCAGCATGATCTTCGCGATCGCCCTGCGGCACCTGTGGCGCGAGCGCCGGCAGATCGAAGCCTCCTTCTGCGACGAGCCGCGACCCGCTGCCGTCGCCGCGACCGAGCGGCGCGAGCCCGTGTCGGTCGCCTGA
- a CDS encoding MarR family transcriptional regulator — protein sequence MPTDAEITFADHAGRLYARRYGMAPMVGRLLGYLAICDPREQSIAELAEALLASRSAIAGAISALENLGVIRRSRAAGERMDRVRIEFPGEGSMGFDMTEYQEQGDLAREGLAMLADAPPERRAVLLEWAAFADFLVERLPILEKEWKSHREALRAAGELPDPSTL from the coding sequence ATGCCGACCGACGCCGAGATCACGTTCGCCGATCACGCCGGCCGCCTCTACGCCCGCCGCTACGGGATGGCGCCGATGGTGGGCCGGCTGCTGGGCTACCTCGCGATCTGCGACCCCCGCGAGCAGAGCATCGCCGAGCTGGCCGAGGCGCTGCTGGCCAGCCGGAGCGCGATCGCCGGTGCGATCAGCGCGCTGGAGAACCTCGGCGTGATCCGTCGCTCGCGGGCCGCCGGTGAGCGGATGGACCGGGTCCGGATCGAGTTCCCCGGCGAGGGGTCGATGGGCTTCGACATGACCGAATACCAGGAGCAGGGCGACCTCGCCCGCGAGGGCCTGGCGATGCTGGCCGACGCGCCGCCCGAGCGGCGGGCCGTGCTCCTGGAGTGGGCGGCGTTCGCCGACTTCCTGGTCGAGCGGCTGCCGATCCTCGAGAAGGAATGGAAGAGCCACCGGGAGGCGCTGCGCGCGGCCGGCGAGCTCCCCGACCCGTCCACTCTCTGA
- a CDS encoding ATP-binding cassette domain-containing protein, which produces MITTRAVRKSFGEHVVLDDVDLTVEAGTIFALLGPNGAGKTTMVRILSTLIRADAGQCRVGGHDVAADPDAVRGLIGVTGQFSAVDNFLTGEENLRLMADLRHLGREAGRRRVAELLERFDLTGAARKPLSAYSGGMRRRLDLAMTLVGSPAVIFLDEPTTGLDPRSRRTMWQIIRELVGDGVTILLTTQYLEEADQLADRVAVLDQGRIVAEGTPAQLKRRIPGGHIQLRFAGPRALTAAAGLIPGATPDDDELTLQIPGDGSVAALRRVLDQLDHAGVDVEHLAIHTPDLDDVFFAVTGHTATGEPAVRQKEEALPR; this is translated from the coding sequence ATGATCACCACCCGCGCCGTACGCAAGTCCTTCGGCGAGCACGTCGTCCTCGACGACGTCGACCTCACCGTCGAGGCGGGCACCATCTTCGCCCTGCTCGGCCCCAACGGGGCCGGGAAGACGACGATGGTGCGGATCCTCTCGACGTTGATCCGCGCCGACGCCGGCCAGTGCCGGGTCGGCGGGCACGACGTGGCCGCCGACCCCGACGCCGTACGGGGCCTCATCGGCGTCACCGGTCAGTTCTCCGCGGTGGACAACTTCCTCACCGGCGAGGAGAACCTGCGGCTGATGGCCGACCTGCGGCACCTCGGCCGGGAGGCCGGCCGCCGCCGGGTCGCCGAGCTCCTGGAACGCTTCGACCTCACCGGCGCGGCCCGCAAGCCGCTCTCGGCGTACTCGGGCGGCATGCGACGGCGGCTCGACCTGGCGATGACGCTCGTCGGCAGCCCGGCCGTGATCTTCCTGGACGAGCCGACCACCGGGCTCGACCCGCGCAGCCGGCGCACGATGTGGCAGATCATCCGGGAGCTGGTCGGCGACGGCGTGACGATCCTGCTCACCACGCAGTACCTGGAGGAGGCCGACCAGCTCGCGGACCGGGTGGCGGTGCTGGACCAGGGCCGCATCGTCGCCGAGGGCACGCCCGCGCAGCTCAAGCGCCGCATCCCCGGCGGGCACATCCAGCTGCGGTTCGCCGGGCCGCGGGCGCTCACGGCGGCGGCCGGCCTGATCCCGGGCGCGACGCCGGACGACGACGAGCTGACCCTGCAGATCCCGGGCGACGGCAGCGTGGCCGCGCTGCGTCGGGTGCTCGACCAGCTCGACCACGCCGGTGTCGACGTCGAGCACCTGGCGATCCACACCCCCGACCTGGACGACGTGTTCTTCGCCGTCACCGGCCACACCGCCACCGGCGAACCGGCCGTCCGGCAGAAAGAGGAGGCCCTCCCGCGATGA
- a CDS encoding ABC transporter permease translates to MTTFAVADSATMLRRNLKHQLRYPSLTLMLAGFPIVFLLLFVYVFGGQLGSGLGGTVAPQGDRGAYLTYLVPGILIVTVASAALGTAISVASDMTGGIIDRFRTMAITRAAVLTGHVVGSVLQTLAVLVLVTAVALALGFRSGASALDWLAAAAILLLFAFALIWLSAALGLAARSVETASNTPMFLTLLPFLSSGFVPTGTMPAGLRQFAEYQPFTPVTQTVRALLSGGPVGSNAVAAVAWSVGIAFASYLWALRLYDRRRAADPA, encoded by the coding sequence ATGACCACCTTCGCCGTCGCCGACTCGGCGACCATGCTGCGCCGCAACCTCAAGCACCAGCTGCGTTACCCGTCGCTGACGCTGATGCTGGCCGGCTTCCCGATCGTGTTCCTGCTGCTGTTCGTCTACGTCTTCGGCGGCCAGCTCGGCTCCGGCCTCGGCGGGACGGTGGCTCCGCAGGGCGACCGCGGCGCCTACCTGACCTACCTCGTGCCCGGCATCCTGATCGTGACCGTGGCCTCCGCGGCCCTCGGCACCGCGATCTCGGTCGCGAGCGACATGACCGGCGGCATCATCGACCGGTTCCGGACGATGGCGATCACCCGCGCGGCCGTGCTCACCGGCCACGTGGTCGGAAGCGTGCTCCAGACGCTCGCCGTCCTGGTGCTCGTGACCGCGGTCGCCCTGGCCCTCGGGTTCCGCTCCGGCGCGAGCGCCCTGGACTGGCTCGCGGCCGCCGCGATCCTGCTGCTGTTCGCGTTCGCGCTGATCTGGCTGTCCGCCGCCCTCGGCCTCGCCGCCAGGAGCGTCGAGACCGCGAGCAACACCCCGATGTTCCTGACCCTGCTGCCGTTCCTGTCCAGCGGGTTCGTCCCCACCGGCACGATGCCGGCCGGGCTGCGGCAGTTCGCCGAGTACCAGCCGTTCACGCCGGTCACCCAGACCGTCCGGGCGCTGCTCAGCGGCGGTCCCGTCGGGAGCAACGCCGTCGCGGCCGTCGCCTGGAGCGTCGGCATCGCGTTCGCGAGCTACCTCTGGGCGCTGCGGCTCTACGACCGCCGCCGGGCCGCCGACCCGGCCTGA
- a CDS encoding dienelactone hydrolase family protein, with the protein MTSVRVSVDGGEMPADLHLPAGDRGPGIVLFQEIFGVTDYVDARARDLAALGYVVLVPHVYWRQGDPVLSGEDALPRAMDALGKVDWDTAVADGVAAVADLRGRAAGPTGVFGFCFGGGLAFAVAAADDPDFLVSYYGSALPNLLDAAGQVRAPSLHHFGLDDAYLPAGTVGRIEEAVTAGPVPATVLTYDGAGHAFDNPMPAFHHPHAARQAWDNTIEWLARTAPTG; encoded by the coding sequence GTGACCAGCGTCCGAGTGTCCGTCGACGGCGGGGAGATGCCCGCCGACCTCCACCTGCCCGCCGGCGATCGTGGCCCCGGGATCGTGCTGTTCCAGGAGATCTTCGGCGTCACCGACTACGTCGACGCGCGGGCGCGGGACCTGGCCGCGCTCGGCTACGTCGTGCTCGTGCCGCACGTCTACTGGCGGCAGGGCGATCCGGTGCTCTCCGGCGAGGACGCGCTGCCGCGCGCGATGGACGCCCTGGGCAAGGTGGACTGGGACACCGCCGTGGCCGACGGGGTCGCGGCGGTCGCCGACCTGCGCGGGCGCGCCGCCGGCCCGACGGGGGTGTTCGGGTTCTGCTTCGGCGGCGGGCTGGCGTTCGCGGTCGCCGCCGCGGACGACCCGGACTTCCTGGTCAGCTACTACGGTTCCGCGCTGCCGAACCTGCTCGACGCGGCCGGCCAGGTCCGGGCACCGAGCCTGCACCACTTCGGCCTCGACGACGCGTACCTCCCGGCCGGGACCGTGGGCCGGATCGAGGAGGCGGTGACCGCCGGACCGGTGCCGGCGACGGTGCTCACGTACGACGGCGCCGGGCACGCGTTCGACAACCCGATGCCGGCCTTCCACCACCCGCACGCCGCCCGGCAGGCCTGGGACAACACGATCGAGTGGCTGGCCCGGACGGCCCCGACCGGCTAG
- a CDS encoding MarR family transcriptional regulator, with amino-acid sequence MDQAEDVLALDRQVCFALAVASRSVIALYRPLLEPLQLTHPQYLVMLALWERSPRSVKDLSGSLRLDSATLSPLLKRLEALGYCTRRRSPSDERMLTVELTERGRRLRSQAEKVPPAIVERLGMDVGELLDLHRTLTRVIAATGAQPAGSA; translated from the coding sequence ATGGATCAGGCCGAGGACGTGCTGGCGCTGGACCGGCAGGTCTGTTTCGCGCTGGCGGTCGCCTCCCGCTCGGTGATCGCGCTCTACCGGCCGCTGCTGGAGCCGCTGCAGCTGACGCACCCGCAGTACCTGGTGATGCTCGCGCTGTGGGAGCGGTCGCCGCGCTCGGTCAAGGACCTCAGCGGGTCGCTCCGGCTCGACTCGGCCACGCTGTCCCCGCTGCTCAAGAGGCTGGAGGCGCTCGGCTACTGCACCCGTCGCCGCAGTCCCAGCGACGAGCGGATGCTCACCGTCGAGCTCACCGAGCGCGGACGGCGGCTGCGGAGCCAGGCCGAGAAGGTCCCGCCGGCGATCGTGGAGCGGCTGGGCATGGACGTCGGCGAGCTGCTCGACCTGCACCGGACGCTGACGCGCGTGATCGCCGCCACCGGCGCACAGCCGGCCGGGTCGGCCTAG
- a CDS encoding DUF5313 family protein: MVTAVEQESDAPVRRPDPVHWVWYAVGGRLPGRYRAWILRDATGPRWMLRHGVRALVQLAVPIALVMTLLPGLLSIRVFASVCGMLIGVFFALAYSTESVEHRVRRAGFRPGLAEAIRQRAAQEREAVASVRRHEANARRAARRGWTPPD, encoded by the coding sequence ATGGTGACTGCGGTGGAGCAGGAGTCGGATGCGCCGGTGCGCCGGCCGGACCCGGTGCACTGGGTCTGGTACGCGGTGGGCGGGCGGCTGCCCGGCCGGTACCGCGCCTGGATCTTGCGCGACGCCACCGGACCGCGCTGGATGTTGCGGCACGGCGTCCGGGCCCTGGTGCAGCTCGCGGTGCCCATCGCGCTCGTGATGACCCTGCTGCCCGGGCTGCTGTCGATCCGGGTGTTCGCGTCGGTCTGCGGGATGCTGATCGGGGTGTTCTTCGCGCTGGCGTACTCGACCGAGAGCGTCGAGCACCGGGTGCGGCGCGCCGGGTTCCGCCCCGGGCTGGCCGAGGCCATCCGCCAGCGCGCCGCCCAGGAACGCGAGGCCGTGGCCTCCGTCCGCCGCCACGAGGCCAACGCCCGCCGCGCCGCCCGCCGCGGCTGGACTCCCCCGGACTAG
- a CDS encoding pyridoxamine 5'-phosphate oxidase family protein — protein MTPMEAKNLADLYDLPLIDWQRIEARLTGPEALAGAGSSDNRSWLATTNADGSPHLTGLGPLYAAGLFYFSTGGTTRKGRNLARDPRCTLGISTEDFDLAADGDAVPVEDPDVVAEVAGRWADQGWPARPDSAGTAITAEYSAPSAGPPPWRVYCLTPRQVTVVLSSHPGGATRWTY, from the coding sequence ATGACACCGATGGAAGCCAAGAACCTCGCCGACCTGTACGACCTGCCCCTGATCGACTGGCAGCGGATCGAGGCCCGGCTGACCGGCCCGGAGGCCCTGGCCGGCGCGGGCAGTTCGGACAACCGGAGCTGGCTGGCCACGACCAACGCCGATGGCAGCCCCCACCTGACCGGCCTCGGCCCGCTGTACGCCGCCGGCCTCTTCTACTTCAGCACCGGCGGGACGACCCGCAAGGGCCGGAACCTGGCCCGGGACCCCCGATGCACCCTGGGCATCTCCACCGAGGACTTCGACCTCGCGGCGGACGGCGACGCCGTCCCGGTCGAGGATCCCGACGTGGTCGCGGAGGTGGCCGGGCGCTGGGCCGACCAGGGCTGGCCGGCCCGTCCCGACTCCGCCGGCACCGCGATCACGGCCGAGTACAGCGCACCGTCCGCGGGGCCGCCGCCCTGGCGCGTCTACTGCCTCACCCCGCGGCAGGTCACGGTCGTGCTCTCCTCCCATCCCGGCGGCGCGACCCGCTGGACGTACTGA
- a CDS encoding DinB family protein yields MAATFSGSDDLQGAEFVNADLRGARFHGADLTGVVMRGVDVLGAEIDSPWLFDGDSVLVNGIDVVPFVDAELNRRFPGRAERRAGDPDGLRAAWSVLQRSWQATLDRVAAMPAGTVEVSVAGEWTFTQTLRHLVMATDTWLGRAVLRLDRPYHPLGLANAGAEKEGLDMSIFTTGTPSYAEVLQARADRVAMVGDFLATVTPDLLTGTRTNPWAPGRSETVLSCLHTILEEEWEHLRYAVRDLDTIEAGA; encoded by the coding sequence ATGGCAGCGACGTTCAGTGGGTCCGACGACCTGCAGGGTGCGGAGTTCGTGAACGCGGACCTGCGTGGTGCCCGGTTCCACGGGGCCGACCTCACCGGCGTCGTCATGCGCGGTGTCGACGTGTTGGGAGCGGAGATCGACTCGCCCTGGCTCTTCGACGGCGACAGCGTCCTCGTCAACGGCATCGACGTGGTCCCCTTCGTCGACGCCGAGCTCAACCGCCGCTTCCCCGGCCGCGCCGAGCGGCGGGCGGGCGACCCGGACGGGCTGCGTGCGGCCTGGTCCGTGCTCCAGCGCAGCTGGCAGGCCACGCTCGATCGCGTCGCCGCGATGCCGGCCGGCACGGTCGAGGTGTCGGTGGCCGGCGAATGGACGTTCACGCAGACGCTGCGGCACCTGGTCATGGCCACCGACACCTGGCTGGGCCGCGCGGTCCTCCGGCTCGACCGGCCGTACCACCCGCTCGGCCTGGCGAACGCCGGCGCCGAGAAGGAGGGCCTGGACATGTCGATCTTCACGACGGGCACGCCGTCGTACGCCGAGGTGCTCCAGGCCCGGGCGGATCGCGTCGCGATGGTGGGCGACTTCCTCGCCACGGTCACACCGGACCTGCTGACCGGGACGCGCACGAACCCGTGGGCCCCCGGCCGATCGGAGACCGTCCTCTCCTGCCTGCACACCATCCTCGAGGAGGAGTGGGAGCACCTCCGCTACGCCGTACGCGACCTCGACACCATCGAGGCGGGCGCCTGA
- a CDS encoding Ku protein, with protein sequence MQSVWKGVISFGLVSIPVQLFAATEEHSVSFRQIHVSDGGQVRYRRVCTLDGEEIPYGDIARGYELPDGHVVVLTDEDFAQLPLATSRAIEVLGFADADSVDPVRLSRSYYCDATGSDTKAYVLLREALRRTGKVALVKVALRGRESPAVLHPRDGVLVLHLLLWQDEVRTPRFPFRQDETPPRPRELAAAEAYIHTLTGTAEPAEMVDRYQAALRELVEAKVAGRQLEQPATPTPVHSTEALMEALRRSVEQAKHDRGDAVPAKKRKLPAAPAKKTTAKKPAARRAGKNG encoded by the coding sequence ATGCAGAGCGTCTGGAAGGGCGTCATCTCGTTCGGGCTGGTCTCCATCCCGGTCCAGCTGTTCGCCGCCACCGAGGAACACAGCGTGTCCTTCCGCCAGATCCACGTCTCCGACGGCGGCCAGGTCCGCTACCGGCGGGTCTGCACCCTCGACGGCGAGGAGATCCCGTACGGCGACATCGCCCGGGGCTACGAGCTGCCCGACGGGCACGTCGTCGTCCTGACCGACGAGGACTTCGCGCAGCTGCCGCTCGCCACCAGCCGCGCCATCGAGGTCCTCGGCTTCGCCGACGCGGACAGCGTCGACCCGGTCCGGCTTTCCCGCAGCTACTACTGCGACGCGACCGGCTCCGACACGAAGGCGTACGTGCTGCTGCGCGAGGCCCTCCGGCGGACCGGCAAGGTTGCGCTGGTCAAGGTCGCCCTGCGCGGCCGCGAGTCACCGGCCGTGCTGCACCCCCGGGACGGGGTCCTCGTCCTGCACCTGCTGCTCTGGCAGGACGAGGTCCGTACGCCGCGCTTCCCGTTCCGGCAGGACGAGACCCCGCCGCGCCCCCGCGAGCTGGCCGCGGCCGAGGCCTACATCCACACGCTGACCGGGACGGCGGAGCCGGCGGAGATGGTGGACCGCTACCAGGCGGCGCTCCGGGAGCTGGTGGAGGCCAAGGTGGCCGGCCGGCAGCTCGAGCAACCGGCCACGCCGACCCCGGTCCACAGCACCGAGGCCCTGATGGAGGCGCTGCGGCGCAGCGTCGAGCAGGCCAAGCACGACCGTGGCGACGCCGTGCCGGCGAAGAAGCGCAAGCTCCCCGCCGCCCCGGCGAAGAAGACGACGGCCAAGAAGCCCGCCGCCCGCAGGGCCGGCAAGAACGGCTAG